One window from the genome of Cryptomeria japonica chromosome 6, Sugi_1.0, whole genome shotgun sequence encodes:
- the LOC131038308 gene encoding uncharacterized protein LOC131038308, translating to MPKKDEAWKYTEDFIGRQKNQTKCFFCKEINFGGINRFKYHIAGIPGHDIEVCKLQTPEAKRFCYVQLETHEQEKLTKKRQLEELSAIGSHAPTSASASASASASTSVGCVGEGSSMPPFHPSAFASASASASASASTSTPPGGTITFGPRVRKSRLDSYFVPRSTPGAQPSLEGMGWNKEVHDAARKQICKFWYFCNIPFIAARSPYWQGMVDSITICGAGFKAPTDAELSGPLLLQMVEDMKVELEDHRQSWSQKGCTIMTDGWTDRRNRTLLNFLVSCGGSTMFLKSIDASSHVKNATYLCEAIEEVIQEVGEENVVQVVTDNAASYVAAGKLLMERHPKIFWSPCAAHCLDLMLEDIGKLEWVKSIVERAKNISMFIYNHALVLSIMRQYRGQKELARPGITRFASNFLTLKSLIKSKAALRRMFVGEEWTSSSYATTNAGIDVVNCIFDESGFWTPCGETVQVNLLQFNI from the exons atgcCTAAAAAGGATGAGGCTTGGAAATATACTGAAGACTTTATTGgcagacaaaaaaatcaaacaaaatgttttttttgtaaagaaattaattttggtggCATCAATAGATTTAAATACCATATTGCCGGCATACCTGGCCATGATATTGAGGTATGCAAATTACAAACTCCTGAGGCAAAACGTTTCTGTTATGTCCAATTAGAaacacatgaacaagaaaagttaACTAAGAAGAGGCAATTGGAAGAGTTAAGTGCTATTGGCTCCCATGCACCCACATCCGCATCTGCATCCGCATCCGCATCCGCATCCACATCCGTAGGctgtgttggagagggttcttccaTGCCTCCCTTTCACCCTAGTGCTTTTGCTAGTGCTAGTgcttctgctagtgctagtgcttctacttctactcctCCTGGTGGCACTATTACCTTTGGCCCTAGAGTTCGGAAATCCAGGTTGGATAGTTATTTTGTGCCGCGTAGTACTCCTGGGGCACAACCCTCGCTTGAGGgtatgggttggaacaaggaggttcatgatgctgcaagaaaacaaatttgcaagttttggtacttttgcaacattccatttattgcagccag gtctccttattggcaaggcatggTAGATTCCATAACCATTTGTGGTGCGGGGTTTAAAGCCCCTACCGATGCTGAGTTAAGTGGCCCCCTCTTGTTACAAATGGTTGAGGATATGAAAGTTGAGCTAGAGGACCACCGACAGTCTTGGAGCcaaaagggttgcaccatcatgacagatggttggacggataggaggaatagaacactcctaaattttcttgtttcctgcGGAG GATCTACCATGTTCTTGAAATCTATTGATGCTTCCTCACATGTGAAAAATGCCacatacttatgtgaggctattgaggaagtcatacaagaggtgggggaagaaaatgtggtgcaggtggtgacagataatgcagcaagttatgttgctgcag gtaaacttttgatggagaggcacccgaaAATTTTTTGGTCTCCTTGtgcggcccattgccttgacctcatgttggaggatattggtaagcttgaatgggtgaaatcaatagttgaaagggccaaaaatatcagcatgtttatctacaatcatgcattggtccttagcattatgaggcaatacaGGGGGCAAAAGGAGTTGGCTCGTCCAGGCATCACAAGGTTTGCCTCAAACTTCCTCACACTGAAATCCTTGATAAAATCAAAGGCGGCTTTGAGgcgtatgtttgttggtgaggagtggacttcctcatcctatgctacaacCAATGCagggatagatgtggtaaattgcatttttgatgagtCAGGTTTTTGGACCCCCTGTGGAGAAACCGTGCAggtaaatttattacaatttaacatttag